The nucleotide window TGAGCAGTTCATTCAAAAAGTTTCTCTTTTCAAGGGATGCTCTTCAGGGTTTATAAAGCAGATTGTAAGACATTCTTTACATGCTCACACTATACCATCAGAGTGGCATAGTCGGAATTTTAAGTTTACATTTtggtatttatatatatttgaacttCTCTTAATATCTGTTAGCTTTGTCCTGCCAACCTCTAATCCTAACTTTCTTCACTTACTTGTTCATTAATGAATCTGCTTAGTTATCATTTTAGTGTATATATTTCCTTTGTGAAATTGCAATGCCAAAGGTGGAGTGATCACTGAACCACTTCAAGTCCCATAAAATACTTAATGAATCCCCCCGCAAacctaattaaatttgaaaatatttaaaaagatactAACTCAAATTACTCAATTGGCACATACTATCCTCATTACTGCCTGTAAACACTGACAAAAGTTTCTTCCATTCTTGTATTCCATCCCAGTGTGTATGCTATCTTAAAACTACCAGTATTTGATATTTTACACGTAACAGGAACAACAAAGAAACTTGTCTTCTTGTTAAAAGGTATAAGGCAAAGATGAACTTAGAATGAGAAAGaattttaatagtttaattATGTACATGGACCTTTACAACTTATATACAAGTGTGGATATGCGTTCGTTGTCTAACTGACTATTCTAACGTACATAACACTTAACAATAATGGGATGATATGACTGAGTAAACTAAACGGCATATTGATATAAGAGAATAACTGTATTAACCGTACAACGACTGTTGATGAATTTGATCATGTGGTAGTGTTTGTATTGAGATAACACTTGTTTTCATCAGAAATTTCCAACTTAAAATCTGTTTCAATAGGCAACCAAAGTCCAGGAAGAGTTTTTCCTCCCAGGAGAATTGGTTATGGAGCAAGGAGATGTTGTAGATCAACTCTATTTTGTATATCACGGTGAGCTGGTAAGTATTCCAGTAACCCATCAATTTgtatatttatacatttttctttatatgtcATTCAGTAATTCAGATGAACATCTTCAATGCTACTCTCTCTCATCATTCCTCAGTTCACTTACACCCAGCTGTTATATATTCCAAATTTACAGTTCTTGATTGTTGTGATGCTAGGACAATGTTTCTGCTTGAGATGAATGCTCAATAGGAAAGATCGTTGTCATTAGGTTGAACTGGTTAAGCCAATAAAATAGCGCCTAAACTCAATATGACTTTTCTATTACTTGTATTATTGGAAACCGACGCCTCCTCAAGTTAAATTGAATATCAGAAAActggaaaaatataattataaccgGGAAATGATATCATTATGTATCACAAATATGCATAAAAAAGCATTTTTAAATCTGAATTACTGAAAAGATAAggaaaaatgtataaatatacaaattttaaatctGGCTTGACAACTTTTCTTCTTGTCAACAGCATGAGATAaggaaggaagatgatgataCAGAAGAAAATACAATTACATTGCATACCTATAGTTCTTTCGGCCAGGTTTCTTTTTTTTGCAATAAGCCTCAAACTTCCATGGTTGAAGCTCATGAATTTTGCAAGGTTTTACGACTTGATAAGAAATCCTTTACTGAAATACTGAAGATATACTTTTTAGATGGTCGTATTGTCTTGAACAATCTCCTTGAGGTatgttgtgatttttttttataaaaaaattccctatttttcttgcttcttttttatcattacaTCTATATCCATAAACTTTACTATATGTATCAATGCCCATGGTTTACCACCAAAACTAAGGATGTGAGGAAGGACTCTCTGGCGCTAGATTCTTTTGTGGTTGTTTAGTGAGtctcaggaaaaaaaattacctaaCTGCATAGCTTCAAAAGATGACATATAGAGGGGGAAACTATTTGATTTCTTTACTTAAGCAATTTCGAGATGATTTAGGCAACCAAGTTACTTAGAAATAGTCACCATCACTTTCATGCTAATGACAATTAATCTGTGGTCTTTTTACTGACGGAATTCTTAGGGCTTTGGATAGAATTCTAAGTTGACAAGTTTATAATTCCTGCTTATACTTGGCTAACAGGTAAAAGACTTGAGTCTACAACGTAAGCTTTTGGAGTCAGATTTCAACCTGACTATTGGTAACATGGAAACAGAGCTGGCAATAAGGATGAATTTTGCTGCCCATGATGGTCATCTTGATCTTGTGAAACGTTTGATTGGATTTGGGGCAGATCCCAATAAGACTGATTACGATGGCAGAACACCCTTGGTATGAACAACCAATTTCCATTTCTTCATCAGGCATAATTACATAGAGATAATTTATCTCTATATTCTCACGTtgcttataaataaaattgtctccAGTCTCTACAATATGAGATAGTGAATATTGTCCTTGGAAATCTTAGTTAATCTGTGGATGAACAAATACTCGACACAGTAGCACCAAACAAGtactattgtataattcataggtTAATGTCATGCCTTCAGGTTTGAATTTGGTTTTCCCTCCTATTtgctcttttaaaaaataaaataaaataagaaagagcATAGAATAGTCAAATGATCAAATACAGTGGTGAGTAAGTGCATTttattagtttgattttatgtttgttaTAACAGCATATCTCAGCATCAAAAGGATATGTAGATATTTCTTCCTATCTTGTTGAGCAAGGTGTAAATATCAACTGTGCAGGTTTGATGTTGAACTTTAAAAACCAAATcacatatattttattgaatattcttctttgaagaaaaaaatagtgttaCATTCTAAACATCCATTTGTTTTAGATAAATTTGGCACCACTCCCTTGCTTGAAGCCATCAAGAATGGACACGAAGAAGTAGCATCTATACTTGTTAACGCAGGAGCTATCTTTACCATTGATGATGTTGGCAATTTTCTCTGCATGACTGTTGCCAAGAAGGAGTTGGACCTTTTAAAAAGGGTTCTGGGTTGTGGAGTTAATCCAAATGCCAAAAATTATGATCAACGTACACCTCTTCACATAGCTGCCTCTGAAGGTTTGTTTACAATGGCGGAAGTACTTCTAGAAGCAGGAGCGAGTGTTTTATCTAAGGACAGGTATGGTGCAAATATTGAGTTAGCATATCTTTTCAGATAACACTTTATATTCCATTAGCACCTCCATGGCTCAAATGCAAAATCATTTCATTGCTAACTTGAAGGGATCTTAGAATAGCAATATTGTTGTCTTgcttattgaattgcaaaatAACATCCTTCAATACTTCCTTCTGGCAGATGGGGAAATACACCTCTTCATGAAGCTCATACCGGTGGGGATAGAAATATGATCAAAATGCTTGAAGTGGCAAAAGCTTCTCAGTTGGTTGAGTTGTCCAATAATATTCATGAAACTCAAGGTATCTATCTTATGTTTGGtaagaaatttaatttgttaattattttttatttcatgtatGCAATATTTATATTCTAACAAATCATATACGTATACATTCATCATCAACTTTGCAGCAACACCAACAGATGAAATTCCGAAAAAGAGATGTATAGTATTTCCTTTCCACCCATGGGATGATCAGAAAGCGGATAGAAAAGAGGGAGTGGTCCTAACGGTTCCACAAAGCATTGAAGAGCTTATAAAGGAGGCGACAAAACATTTGGAAATTCCAAACGCTTCCTGTATTTTGTCAGAACAATGTGGCAAAATTGTTTATGTAGGCACGATTAACAATGATGAGAAGCTATTTCTAGTGAGTGAAGCACAGAATGAATGAGGTGAAATGTTCAGCAGTACCAACACCACTAGCTGGTTAATATACTTTTTCTTTACTCCACAAATTTTTCCATTCCAGATAAGaacaatttttatatgtttgcAGTTATTGTCAATTAGTACTAATAAACATCCTCTCATCACTCTTTCAACCATGGTACATGTCAACGGATCCAAGTTGGTGACGGGGTATGTGAAGTTGACTTTGCAAAAACACCTTTCTTTCTATGCTATCTCGATCGTAGTCATAATCCCAGTGCACAAGGTCATTCATTGACTACACCTGCCGGTTCTTTCTCAGTCTTCTCCACCCATTGTTAGAATAAAGGGTTGCTTTGTGGGATGAATGAGGAGGATATTGGTGGATTGATCTTTGTCTTCGAGGTGGAGCTTAATtgtataaatatcatttttccTCTTTAATTAAGCTAGCTAGTTTTCTCACGTGCTTCAATCGCATGTTCCAAAGTCGTAAGAACCAAGTATTAcattgttaataataataataaaaagtcacAAGAACTTTTATCGTAAAGCCTCTTTAATGGCAACTTTGTGGAATATTTAGCATTACTACCCATTTTATCTGGTATAATTCTTTAACTACCAAAGTTTTACTGCAACAAAAAACCTATACATCGTAAAAAAGTATCACGATCATAAACATCATTTTACCAtctaagttttaaatttttgcaaATTTTACCTCTTAATAGAGGGTCAATAAGaagaagttaaaagaaaaaataaaatgataccaATATCATTTCTTAGAAAAGAATGTTGTTTTGTTAGGATGatgataaaaattgaaaaacatgaTAAACTTCACAAAAAAAGacttaggtagcaaaatacccaaaaattgaaaacataaatgataaaagtgaaaaaaaaatagatgataaaattcgtaaaattgaaaaactatgcaaataagcttttaaaataaaaccattgtatataagtaattaaaacAAGAAACTCTGAGTGCAggttaaaaaagttaaattatttttcagttattaaacccccccctttttttttaccaagTTCAATATTAATAAgattagtaaatatttatttgtttcaatgtTGTAAGCATGGTTGTTAAACTTGTGATTCTACGTAGAATCGTGGAGACTCCTTAAACTCGACTCGTAGAATCGAATCGAGTTTACTCAAAAGGCAGCAACAGAATCCACTACCCAAAAGGCAGCAACAAAACCCATTACCCACCCGCcagaattttaattaatagataATTTGTCCATGTTCGGGAGACCATCTTAGCTTTGCCAGAATTCAACATTAAGCATCGTTTCAAACTTTCAATTAATAGAGATTTCAATTAATAGATACTTCCTTAATTTAACAACAAAACCCAAAACTCAACACTACAATGAAACTAACAATAGCCTTGCCAGAATTTCAATTAACAGATATTCCCTTAATAAGCATTGTTTCAAACTTTCAATTAACAGAGATGAATTAACAAAGAAGCTTTAAGAAAACACCTTAGCGTCATGGAGCAACGCTTGGAGTTAGGTCATGAAATGAGGGCTTTGGACGAGTGAGggctttcaagtttcaaacaATGACGAGGACCACCACGACGTGATTAGCTCAGCAGTCCAGTGCGACAGTGATGACGACAACCACCACGACATGAGTAGCTTAGCGAGAGTCATTTTCAAGGGTTAGTAGCTTGAACAAGGCATAGTGAGTGAGTAGCGAGAGTCGCAAGAGTCATTTTCGGAGATTGTTGTACGACGCCGTTTCAGATTTTTATAAACTCGTGAACTCGGAGTAGACTCGCGAGTCTATCCAAATTCGTCCGAGTCTACGCAAAATCGGATGAGTCTACTTCGGTTTCGATTCTACTTCCGATTTAACTCATCAACCCTTacgattttataatttaaatcgaGAGTTTAACAACCATGATTGTAAGAGTGatagtattaaataaaattacattgaaaaataaaaacattttttttattaaaaactcaTTTTCCCGGAAAATAAAACTACCCActtttatttggaaaaaaatgtataaaacgATAACTTTCACGGAATCCCCTACGCGTGGGATCTCCCTTTCTTATTAGTTGTTACCGGTTTGAGGGTTGGCCTATGACACAAGAGAAGGCTATTAATCTTCCATCCATAATGCAAACATCGTCAAGCCATACGGGGAGAATATTTGCTAAAGATCACTTTAATACTTTGCTTGATGCTACAaaactatgagaagatggtaaataaattttactccTACTCTGACCAATAACTTCAGTTCGAAGTCATTTTCACCATGACTTTCTGTTCCTTCCAACCACCTACTCAACCAAGCAAACACATTAtctcatataaattatatacacACAATAGTGTGCAAACCTAAATCGAAAAAATTCAGCCATCTAACCAAGACGCGAAGGAGGAAAGAAGTAACAACTAACCATTATACGATAGGACAATCACAAAAGCTGATGCTTTATGGGTACTGAATTTGTTGCAGGGAACAAAACGGACAAATTAGCAAATATCTAACTAGAAAATAAGCTTCCCTTTATTGATGAAATCCAGAGCCACTATTACTATAGTATATACATAGGAATTAGTGAAACAATATTTGGACTTTAAACTCATCAGTCAGTACCAACACACTATGAAGTATGAACTGTATCTTGTGATGTATGGGAGCaaacagaaatcaaaaggaCAACTGAATGCACAAGGCTCCCACCTGTGGTCTCTAAAGAAGATAGACATACAAAGCTTTACTCAGTTAAACACAAAATGGTACCTTGAGTCCACGTAGCTCTCAACATCCCAGAGAAAAGAACCAAAAGTCACAGCCTCTAAAACAAGCTTCTTTAAACCACCAAAGCTAATTTTGATGTTTTCATCCTTAGAGACTGCCCCCTCAGGTGTTACAACAATTTCAGGTCTTCCAAACAATGCCTCTGTGTGCTTCTCGATGATGCTGACAGCCTCTTTGGATCTAATTGCTGCATATCTTTGTAGTGTATCGCCATCAAAGGACATCACATAGTTACGCAACCTGGTTGCCTTTATACCATAGCCAAATCCACCGGGACTGACATCACCACCAGGCCAGGCAGATACTTCAGGATGAGACATCACTTGAGAAGTGTCCTGTTCAATACTGGGTCTTGCATTGTCCATCGTATTTCGATGAACACCATTCTCTTCTTCTGTTGCATTTGGAAGAACTTTCATTGTCTTCTCCAACTGGAACCTTTGGTCAACTCGCTTAAGAAAATAACCATACATCACTGATG belongs to Glycine soja cultivar W05 chromosome 5, ASM419377v2, whole genome shotgun sequence and includes:
- the LOC114413745 gene encoding potassium channel SKOR-like isoform X1 — protein: MHASCRKFVIHPHNRGCRWYLAWKHFILIWAVYSSFLTPMEFGFFRGLPQKIFLLDMAGQLFFLLDILLRFLVGYHEVQSNSLSLVLDPHKIALRYLKSCFLPDFLSCLPWDYFYKLSSNNELVRYLLLIRLCRAFRVTQFFDTLEKNTRVSYLFSRILKLFVVELYCTHTAACLFYYLATTVPPSQHSYTWIGSLKMGDYTYSDFTHIDLWKRYVTSLYFAIVTMATLGYGDIHAVNVREMIFVMIYVSFDMILGAYLLGNITALIVKGSKTERFRDQMSHIVNYINKNNLDKQICHHIKDHLRLKYHPSYTGSSVLQDIPTTIRTKISISLYEQFIQKVSLFKGCSSGFIKQIATKVQEEFFLPGELVMEQGDVVDQLYFVYHGELHEIRKEDDDTEENTITLHTYSSFGQVSFFCNKPQTSMVEAHEFCKVLRLDKKSFTEILKIYFLDGRIVLNNLLEVKDLSLQRKLLESDFNLTIGNMETELAIRMNFAAHDGHLDLVKRLIGFGADPNKTDYDGRTPLHISASKGYVDISSYLVEQGVNINCADKFGTTPLLEAIKNGHEEVASILVNAGAIFTIDDVGNFLCMTVAKKELDLLKRVLGCGVNPNAKNYDQRTPLHIAASEGLFTMAEVLLEAGASVLSKDRWGNTPLHEAHTGGDRNMIKMLEVAKASQLVELSNNIHETQGIYLMFATPTDEIPKKRCIVFPFHPWDDQKADRKEGVVLTVPQSIEELIKEATKHLEIPNASCILSEQCGKIVYVGTINNDEKLFLVSEAQNE
- the LOC114413745 gene encoding potassium channel SKOR-like isoform X2, yielding MHASCRKFVIHPHNRWYLAWKHFILIWAVYSSFLTPMEFGFFRGLPQKIFLLDMAGQLFFLLDILLRFLVGYHEVQSNSLSLVLDPHKIALRYLKSCFLPDFLSCLPWDYFYKLSSNNELVRYLLLIRLCRAFRVTQFFDTLEKNTRVSYLFSRILKLFVVELYCTHTAACLFYYLATTVPPSQHSYTWIGSLKMGDYTYSDFTHIDLWKRYVTSLYFAIVTMATLGYGDIHAVNVREMIFVMIYVSFDMILGAYLLGNITALIVKGSKTERFRDQMSHIVNYINKNNLDKQICHHIKDHLRLKYHPSYTGSSVLQDIPTTIRTKISISLYEQFIQKVSLFKGCSSGFIKQIATKVQEEFFLPGELVMEQGDVVDQLYFVYHGELHEIRKEDDDTEENTITLHTYSSFGQVSFFCNKPQTSMVEAHEFCKVLRLDKKSFTEILKIYFLDGRIVLNNLLEVKDLSLQRKLLESDFNLTIGNMETELAIRMNFAAHDGHLDLVKRLIGFGADPNKTDYDGRTPLHISASKGYVDISSYLVEQGVNINCADKFGTTPLLEAIKNGHEEVASILVNAGAIFTIDDVGNFLCMTVAKKELDLLKRVLGCGVNPNAKNYDQRTPLHIAASEGLFTMAEVLLEAGASVLSKDRWGNTPLHEAHTGGDRNMIKMLEVAKASQLVELSNNIHETQGIYLMFATPTDEIPKKRCIVFPFHPWDDQKADRKEGVVLTVPQSIEELIKEATKHLEIPNASCILSEQCGKIVYVGTINNDEKLFLVSEAQNE
- the LOC114413745 gene encoding potassium channel SKOR-like isoform X3 yields the protein MHASCRKFVIHPHNRGCRWYLAWKHFILIWAVYSSFLTPMEFGFFRGLPQKIFLLDMAGQLFFLLDILLRFLVGYHEVQSNSLSLVLDPHKIALRYLKSCFLPDFLSCLPWDYFYKLSSNNELVRYLLLIRLCRAFRVTQFFDTLEKNTRVSYLFSRILKLFVVELYCTHTAACLFYYLATTVPPSQHSYTWIGSLKMGDYTYSDFTHIDLWKRYVTSLYFAIVTMATLGYGDIHAVNVREMIFVMIYVSFDMILGAYLLGNITALIVKGSKTERFRDQMSHIVNYINKNNLDKQICHHIKDHLRLKYHPSYTGSSVLQDIPTTIRTKISISLYEQFIQKVSLFKGCSSGFIKQIATKVQEEFFLPGELVMEQGDVVDQLYFVYHGELHEIRKEDDDTEENTITLHTYSSFGQVSFFCNKPQTSMVEAHEFCKVLRLDKKSFTEILKIYFLDGRIVLNNLLEVKDLSLQRKLLESDFNLTIGNMETELAIRMNFAAHDGHLDLVKRLIGFGADPNKTDYDGRTPLHISASKGYVDISSYLVEQGVNINCADKFGTTPLLEAIKNGHEEVASILVNAGAIFTIDDVGNFLCMTVAKKELDLLKRVLGCGVNPNAKNYDQRTPLHIAASEGLFTMAEVLLEAGASVLSKDRWGNTPLHEAHTGGDRNMIKMLEVAKASQLVELSNNIHETQATPTDEIPKKRCIVFPFHPWDDQKADRKEGVVLTVPQSIEELIKEATKHLEIPNASCILSEQCGKIVYVGTINNDEKLFLVSEAQNE
- the LOC114413745 gene encoding potassium channel SKOR-like isoform X4, whose protein sequence is MHASCRKFVIHPHNRWYLAWKHFILIWAVYSSFLTPMEFGFFRGLPQKIFLLDMAGQLFFLLDILLRFLVGYHEVQSNSLSLVLDPHKIALRYLKSCFLPDFLSCLPWDYFYKLSSNNELVRYLLLIRLCRAFRVTQFFDTLEKNTRVSYLFSRILKLFVVELYCTHTAACLFYYLATTVPPSQHSYTWIGSLKMGDYTYSDFTHIDLWKRYVTSLYFAIVTMATLGYGDIHAVNVREMIFVMIYVSFDMILGAYLLGNITALIVKGSKTERFRDQMSHIVNYINKNNLDKQICHHIKDHLRLKYHPSYTGSSVLQDIPTTIRTKISISLYEQFIQKVSLFKGCSSGFIKQIATKVQEEFFLPGELVMEQGDVVDQLYFVYHGELHEIRKEDDDTEENTITLHTYSSFGQVSFFCNKPQTSMVEAHEFCKVLRLDKKSFTEILKIYFLDGRIVLNNLLEVKDLSLQRKLLESDFNLTIGNMETELAIRMNFAAHDGHLDLVKRLIGFGADPNKTDYDGRTPLHISASKGYVDISSYLVEQGVNINCADKFGTTPLLEAIKNGHEEVASILVNAGAIFTIDDVGNFLCMTVAKKELDLLKRVLGCGVNPNAKNYDQRTPLHIAASEGLFTMAEVLLEAGASVLSKDRWGNTPLHEAHTGGDRNMIKMLEVAKASQLVELSNNIHETQATPTDEIPKKRCIVFPFHPWDDQKADRKEGVVLTVPQSIEELIKEATKHLEIPNASCILSEQCGKIVYVGTINNDEKLFLVSEAQNE